One part of the Anaerolineae bacterium genome encodes these proteins:
- a CDS encoding 23S rRNA (cytosine(1962)-C(5))-methyltransferase RlmI (SAM-dependent;catalyzes the methylation of cytosine at position 1962 of the 23S rRNA) has product MLDSPVLPTVVLHAGREKAVLNRHPWVFSGAVAAVHGDPAPGDLVRVVDSSGAFLATGYWNPHSQIKVRLLSWDASERVDAAFWRERLRRAIDARVEDNLAYAGGIPRAYRLVNAENDYLPGLIVDRYGDWLVLQALTLGIDVRKAEIVALLMDDLQPRGIYERSDADVRDKEGLEPAVGLLAGEEPPDLIEIDEHGRRFLVDIRRGHKTGFYLDQRANRLLLGNLLRHDPEAPQRIVLNAFGYTGGFSVYALDGLARRVVTVDISAEAIALARRNVTLNGFPVADDDFVVADVFQYLRACRDARQWFDLIVLDPPKFAPTARQVESAARGYKDINLLAFKLLRPGGLLLTFSCSGGVSADLFRKIVFGALIDAGRDAQVLATLGAAPDHPVALTFPEGEYLKGLLLRVY; this is encoded by the coding sequence ATGCTAGATTCACCAGTACTCCCCACGGTTGTCCTGCACGCCGGGCGGGAAAAGGCCGTTCTCAACCGTCACCCCTGGGTCTTTTCCGGGGCGGTGGCGGCGGTTCACGGCGACCCGGCCCCCGGCGATCTGGTGCGCGTGGTCGATTCCAGCGGCGCCTTCCTGGCGACCGGCTACTGGAACCCCCATTCGCAGATCAAAGTCCGCCTGCTGAGCTGGGATGCCTCCGAGCGCGTGGACGCTGCCTTCTGGCGAGAGCGACTCCGCCGGGCGATCGACGCCCGCGTTGAGGACAACCTGGCTTACGCCGGCGGCATCCCCCGGGCCTATCGCCTGGTCAACGCTGAGAACGACTACCTGCCCGGCTTGATCGTCGATCGCTATGGCGACTGGCTCGTCCTGCAGGCGCTCACGCTGGGCATTGATGTGCGCAAGGCTGAGATTGTTGCCTTGCTGATGGACGATCTACAGCCACGTGGCATCTATGAACGCAGTGACGCTGACGTACGTGATAAGGAAGGGCTGGAACCGGCGGTCGGGTTGCTGGCCGGCGAAGAGCCACCCGACCTGATCGAGATCGACGAGCACGGGCGGCGCTTTCTGGTGGACATCCGGCGCGGACACAAGACCGGCTTCTACCTGGACCAGCGGGCCAACCGCCTGCTACTGGGCAACCTGCTCCGTCATGACCCTGAAGCGCCCCAGCGGATCGTACTCAACGCCTTCGGCTACACCGGCGGCTTTAGCGTCTACGCCCTGGATGGACTGGCCCGGCGGGTGGTCACGGTTGACATCTCCGCGGAGGCGATCGCGCTGGCCCGGCGCAACGTGACCCTCAACGGCTTCCCGGTGGCGGACGACGACTTCGTGGTGGCCGATGTTTTCCAGTACCTGCGGGCCTGCCGCGACGCACGCCAGTGGTTCGATCTGATCGTCCTCGATCCGCCCAAGTTCGCCCCGACGGCCCGCCAGGTGGAAAGCGCCGCACGCGGCTACAAGGACATCAACCTGCTGGCCTTCAAGTTGCTGCGACCGGGCGGCTTGTTGCTGACTTTCTCCTGTTCCGGTGGCGTCAGCGCTGATCTGTTCCGCAAGATCGTCTTCGGGGCGCTCATCGACGCCGGGCGCGACGCCCAGGTGCTGGCGACGCTCGGCGCCGCGCCGGATCATCCGGTCGCCCTGACCTTCCCGGAAGGGGAGTACCTCAAGGGCCTGCTGCTGCGCGTATACTGA